The following is a genomic window from Candidatus Polarisedimenticolaceae bacterium.
AAACGCCCGTCGGCGGGAAGGCCGGCGAAGTCGAGGACGGTGGGCGCGACGTCCAGGCTCCGCGTCGAGAAGGGAACCCTCGTCCCCGGGGCGATCGACCCGGGAAGGGCCACCGCGAACGGGATCGCGATCTCGGCCTGCGTGCCGAGGTCGCCGTGTTCGAAGAAGTACTGCTGCTCCCCGAGCGACTCCCCGTGGTCGGCGGTCACGACGACGAGCGTCTTCCGGTCGAGCCCCTTCTCCGCCATGGCCGCGAGGAGCTTCCCCAGGGAATCGTCGGTGTAGCGCAGTTCGGCGTCGTAGAGATTCACGAAGGCGGAGATCTCGTCCGGAGGCATCCGATTCTGGAAGATGAGGGGGCCGATCGTCCGCCTTCTCGCGGAGAGATCGTCGTAGACCTGCCGCGGCCGGGGATCGTCGGGGCCGAAGGCCGAGCGCCACCGTTCGGGGGGATCGTAGGTCCAGTGAGGGTCCATGACGTGGACCCAGAGGAACCACGGCCGGTCCTCGCGCGACGCCTCCACGATCCAGCGCCAGGCCTCCCCGAGCGACTGCTCGGCGAGGGGGTGCGCGCGGAAGTCGTCGAGGTAGTCGTCGAACCCCTGCTCGAAGCCGCTGCGTTTCACGAGCCGGGGATGGGTCTGCACCGCCCCCGTGCGGTAACCGGCCTCTCTCAGGATCTCCGCGAGGGTCCGGCTCTCCGGCTCGAGGGGCATCAGGATGTTCCGGGTCCCGTGCTCGTGCGGATAGGTGGAGGTCAGAAGCGAGGCGAGCGACGGATTGGTGCGTGGCGACACCGTGTGGTGCCGCTCGAAAAGCGCCCCGGTCGACGCCCACGCGTCGAAGTTGGGGGTCGTCTTCCGGGCGTACCCGTAGGCGCTGACGTGGTCCGCCCGCGTCGTCTCCAAGGTCACGAGGAGGACGTTTCGCCCGTTCCCCTGAACCGGTCGGGAGCACCCCGCCCCGAGCGCGAGCAGCACGATCGCCAGGAGCCGTCTCACCGGGGGCTCCACCGGGCCAGCGCCTGCCGGTTCGCCCCGGTGTCCCGGAGCACGAGCACGATCTCGGGATCGGTCGGCAGCGGCGCGAGCCAACCCGCCTCCCCTCCGATCGCCCGCGCGAGCGGGGCGTCGGCGTCGAGAAGGAGCCAGCCCAGGTCGTAACGCGTCGTCGCCTCGGCGAGGCGCTCGCTCCAGCCGGGGGCGGCGTCGTGGATGGGCATCCACACGTCCCGTCGGAAGGTCGTGTACAGGTCGTTCCGCCCGTCCATG
Proteins encoded in this region:
- a CDS encoding sulfatase, translating into MRRLLAIVLLALGAGCSRPVQGNGRNVLLVTLETTRADHVSAYGYARKTTPNFDAWASTGALFERHHTVSPRTNPSLASLLTSTYPHEHGTRNILMPLEPESRTLAEILREAGYRTGAVQTHPRLVKRSGFEQGFDDYLDDFRAHPLAEQSLGEAWRWIVEASREDRPWFLWVHVMDPHWTYDPPERWRSAFGPDDPRPRQVYDDLSARRRTIGPLIFQNRMPPDEISAFVNLYDAELRYTDDSLGKLLAAMAEKGLDRKTLVVVTADHGESLGEQQYFFEHGDLGTQAEIAIPFAVALPGSIAPGTRVPFSTRSLDVAPTVLDFAGLPADGRFRGVSVRPLLEGTERADRPCLGETDRSLHEEAASRRELEGIAGKRRWVRLGRFKLVHVPRMGAPAERLLFDVESDPGETTDLAASHPEVVFDLARRLDAWLSEDTQQDRDYHISPELREALRSLGYIN